Proteins from a single region of Caldisalinibacter kiritimatiensis:
- a CDS encoding ATPase, with protein MSGKFRRVFPGGNTSRGFFSYYDYIIEEDANRIFVIKGGPGTGKSSLMKKVAKVMLEKGYDIEYHHCSSDNDSIDGIVIPKLRVAMIDGTAPHVSVS; from the coding sequence ATGAGTGGAAAATTTAGAAGAGTTTTCCCAGGGGGCAATACTTCAAGAGGTTTCTTTTCTTATTATGACTACATAATAGAAGAAGATGCTAATAGAATATTTGTTATAAAAGGTGGACCAGGAACAGGTAAATCTTCTCTGATGAAAAAGGTTGCTAAAGTAATGTTAGAAAAAGGATATGATATAGAATATCATCATTGCTCTTCAGATAATGATTCGATTGATGGCATAGTTATACCTAAACTTAGAGTAGCAATGATTGATGGTACAGCACCACATGTAAGTGTCTCATAA